GGGAAGGATCAGGAAGAACGAGGATAGAGTGGAAGTTTTTCGCTGCTGCGCGGAGCATACAAGGGCCTCCGATGTCGATTTCTTCCACTGCGCCACGTAAATCAAGACCGCGAGCTGCTGCATCTTCAAAGTTGTAGAGGTTAACTACAATCAAATCGAACGCTGCAATCTCGTGCTCTTTAAGGGTAGCAAGGTGCTCAGGATTATCCTTATCAGCAAGGATACCACCATGGATGTACGGGTTCAGAGTCTTTACCCTGCCGCCAAGGATTTCAGGGAATCCGGTAACATCACTTACAGGTGTAACCTTCAGCCCGGCTTCTTTAAGCATACGTGCAGTACCGCCGGTAGAAACCAGCTCCACACCGTTTTCGCTCAAGAACGTCGCAAATTCGACCAATCCAGTCTTATC
This sequence is a window from Halodesulfovibrio marinisediminis DSM 17456. Protein-coding genes within it:
- a CDS encoding IMP cyclohydrolase, whose amino-acid sequence is MDLLPIKRALLSATDKTGLVEFATFLSENGVELVSTGGTARMLKEAGLKVTPVSDVTGFPEILGGRVKTLNPYIHGGILADKDNPEHLATLKEHEIAAFDLIVVNLYNFEDAAARGLDLRGAVEEIDIGGPCMLRAAAKNFHSILVLPDPSQYDAVKKELVENDMRVGLALRRDMAVKTFARTSQYDGMITEYLASKDI